In Desulfotomaculum sp., the following proteins share a genomic window:
- a CDS encoding hydrogenase yields MEWRAQLLVCAGAACVSSGCREIRDAIVAKINEHGLQNEVKVIETGCVGSCVIGPLALVYPEGVFYQKLTPDDAEDIVVEHLLKGKIVDRLLYQDPATSEPVPLMKDISFFKNQQKIVLRNCGIIDPMNIQDYIAHDGYKALNKALTSMTQEEVIDTIIKSGLRGRGGAGFTTGMKWKFTNQAIGDTKYVVCNADEGDPGAFMDRSVLEGDPHSVIEAMTIAGYTIGAKQGYVYVRAEYPLAIERLTWAIKQARENNFLGKNIFDKGFDFDIDIRIGAGAFVCGEETALMTSIEGKRGEPRPRPPFPAVKGLFNSPTLLNNVETYANIAAIILNGADWFASFGTEKSKGTKVFALAGNVNNTGLVEVPMGTSLGDIVYDIGGGIKNKKKFKTAQIGGPSGGCIPVQHLNIPIDYESVAEIGAIVGSGGLIITDEDTCMVDFARFFMDFIQDESCGKCPPCRIGTKRILEILQRITQGKGEEEDIDRLIELCTRIKDSALCGLGQTAPNPVLSTLKFFKHEYLEHIRDGYCRAGVCSSLFDAPCQNACPADQNAWGYVTLISEGKFKEAIALIKEANPFPAVCGRVCVHPCESKCQRNQLDKAVAICALKRFAADQDMNSGDPYRPPVAEPKDDKVAIIGAGPAGLTAAYFLARKGYKTTVFEALPVAGGMLAVGIPEYRLPKEILNAEIKAITDLGVELKLNTALGKDITTEQLFAQGFKAILMATGAHQGQKLGIPGEDAQGAVDGVTFLRDLNLKKAVRADGNIVVIGGGNVAIDAARSAIRLGAKDVTILYRREKEDMPANEEEIIDAEKEGIKIQTLVAPVRIISAHGKVTGIECARMSLGKFDNSGRRRPEAIPCSEFALSADMVIAAIGQAPDLSCLDGDGIQVTKSGAFDVNSDLATSKEGIFAAGDNVRGPATVVEAIADGKNAALSIDKFLGGDGIFKDAYHDDLVKMAVTYNEEAYQKEMERIESPQIAVTERISNFNEVVLAYPVQMAIEEARRCLHCYRRDEE; encoded by the coding sequence ATGGAGTGGCGCGCTCAACTTCTTGTTTGCGCCGGCGCAGCCTGTGTTTCATCAGGTTGCCGGGAAATAAGAGACGCTATTGTTGCCAAGATTAACGAACACGGATTGCAAAATGAAGTTAAGGTAATTGAGACAGGTTGTGTCGGCTCCTGTGTTATTGGTCCTCTTGCGCTGGTTTATCCGGAAGGCGTTTTTTACCAGAAGCTGACCCCGGATGACGCGGAAGATATCGTTGTGGAACACCTCCTCAAGGGGAAAATAGTAGATCGTTTGCTTTATCAGGACCCGGCCACTTCCGAGCCTGTTCCTTTAATGAAGGATATAAGTTTCTTCAAGAACCAGCAGAAGATTGTCCTGAGAAACTGCGGAATTATCGACCCCATGAACATCCAGGACTACATTGCGCATGACGGTTACAAAGCGCTGAACAAAGCGCTTACCTCCATGACACAGGAGGAAGTAATCGATACGATAATAAAATCCGGTTTAAGAGGCCGTGGAGGAGCAGGTTTTACAACAGGCATGAAGTGGAAGTTCACCAACCAGGCCATCGGGGATACCAAATACGTGGTCTGCAACGCTGACGAAGGAGACCCTGGCGCATTCATGGACCGCAGCGTCCTGGAAGGCGACCCGCACAGTGTTATCGAAGCAATGACAATTGCCGGCTACACAATTGGCGCCAAGCAGGGTTATGTCTACGTCAGAGCCGAGTATCCCCTGGCTATCGAACGGCTGACGTGGGCAATCAAGCAGGCCAGGGAAAATAATTTCCTGGGGAAAAACATCTTTGATAAGGGCTTTGACTTTGACATAGACATCAGGATTGGAGCGGGAGCTTTCGTTTGCGGAGAAGAAACCGCCCTGATGACTTCTATTGAAGGCAAAAGAGGCGAACCCAGGCCAAGGCCTCCTTTCCCTGCCGTAAAAGGCCTTTTCAACTCGCCCACTTTGCTTAATAACGTGGAGACTTATGCCAATATAGCAGCCATTATTCTGAATGGAGCGGATTGGTTCGCCAGTTTCGGCACGGAAAAGAGCAAAGGAACCAAAGTATTCGCGCTGGCCGGAAACGTAAACAACACCGGACTGGTTGAAGTGCCCATGGGTACCAGCCTGGGTGACATCGTTTATGATATAGGCGGCGGAATCAAGAACAAGAAAAAATTCAAGACTGCCCAAATAGGCGGCCCTTCCGGGGGTTGCATCCCGGTGCAGCATTTAAATATTCCCATAGATTATGAGTCAGTGGCTGAAATAGGAGCCATCGTCGGTTCAGGAGGACTAATCATCACTGACGAAGACACCTGTATGGTGGACTTCGCCAGGTTCTTTATGGATTTCATCCAGGACGAATCATGCGGCAAATGTCCTCCCTGCCGGATTGGAACAAAGAGAATTTTAGAAATCCTGCAGCGCATCACACAGGGAAAAGGCGAAGAGGAAGATATTGACCGGTTGATCGAGCTTTGCACCCGCATTAAAGATTCGGCCCTGTGCGGACTGGGACAGACAGCGCCGAACCCGGTGCTCTCAACATTGAAATTCTTTAAACACGAGTACCTTGAGCATATCAGAGACGGCTACTGCCGCGCAGGCGTTTGCTCGTCCCTGTTTGACGCGCCGTGTCAAAATGCCTGTCCGGCGGACCAAAACGCCTGGGGTTACGTTACACTGATCAGTGAAGGAAAATTCAAGGAAGCAATCGCCCTGATCAAAGAGGCCAACCCCTTCCCGGCTGTCTGCGGACGCGTCTGCGTGCATCCCTGCGAGAGCAAGTGCCAGCGGAACCAACTGGACAAAGCGGTAGCTATCTGTGCCTTAAAGAGGTTTGCAGCCGATCAGGATATGAATTCCGGCGACCCCTACCGTCCCCCGGTGGCTGAACCCAAGGACGACAAGGTGGCCATCATCGGCGCAGGCCCGGCCGGCCTTACTGCGGCATATTTCCTGGCCCGCAAGGGATACAAGACAACCGTATTTGAGGCCCTGCCCGTAGCCGGCGGCATGCTGGCTGTCGGAATTCCCGAATACAGGCTGCCCAAGGAAATCCTGAATGCGGAAATCAAGGCCATTACTGACCTTGGCGTGGAACTTAAACTGAATACAGCTCTGGGCAAGGATATAACTACGGAGCAGCTTTTTGCCCAGGGTTTCAAAGCCATCCTGATGGCGACCGGAGCGCACCAGGGACAAAAACTGGGTATTCCGGGCGAGGATGCGCAGGGCGCTGTTGACGGTGTAACCTTCCTGCGCGATCTTAATTTGAAAAAAGCTGTTCGAGCAGATGGGAATATAGTTGTTATCGGCGGAGGAAACGTGGCTATAGACGCGGCCAGGTCCGCCATAAGACTGGGCGCCAAAGACGTTACCATCCTCTACCGCAGGGAAAAAGAAGATATGCCGGCCAACGAGGAAGAGATTATTGACGCCGAAAAAGAAGGCATCAAGATTCAAACCCTGGTTGCTCCCGTGAGAATAATCAGTGCACATGGGAAGGTAACCGGAATAGAATGCGCACGCATGTCTTTAGGCAAGTTCGACAACAGCGGGCGCCGCAGACCGGAGGCAATACCGTGTTCCGAATTCGCTCTGTCGGCAGATATGGTAATCGCCGCGATCGGTCAGGCGCCGGATTTAAGCTGCCTGGACGGCGACGGGATTCAGGTCACCAAGAGCGGCGCCTTCGATGTCAATTCGGACCTGGCAACATCCAAAGAAGGAATTTTTGCAGCCGGCGATAATGTAAGAGGACCGGCGACAGTCGTGGAAGCCATAGCAGACGGCAAGAATGCGGCTCTTTCCATCGATAAGTTCCTGGGCGGAGACGGAATCTTTAAAGACGCCTATCATGACGATCTGGTCAAGATGGCCGTTACCTACAATGAAGAAGCGTACCAGAAGGAAATGGAGAGAATCGAGAGCCCGCAAATAGCGGTAACAGAAAGAATCAGCAACTTCAACGAAGTTGTTCTCGCTTATCCTGTCCAAATGGCAATCGAAGAAGCCAGAAGATGCCTGCATTGCTACCGGCGGGATGAAGAATAG
- a CDS encoding aspartate ammonia-lyase (catalyzes the formation of fumarate from aspartate), which yields MLEKIDSTGTRREKDLLGERSVPAGAYYGIHTLRAQENFLVSGTGVHPELIFAMALVKKAAALANMEAGLLDERRGPAIVQAADELAAGRLISWMVTDAFQGGAGTSTNMNVNEVIANRAIEILGGEKGNYSIVHPLDHVNLGQSTNDVYPTALRIATIKLVRELSSSLAGLQDALQGKEREFNTVLKIGRTELQDAVPVTLGQEFGAWAEAVARDWWRLYKAEERLRQVNMGGTAVGTGLNANRRYIFRVIEILRDLTGFGLARAENSFEATQNADIFVEVSGFIKAVAVNLAKICGDLRLLSSGPRAGFGELKLPEVQSGSSIMPGKINPVIPEMTTQVAFQVIAADLCVNLAAASGQLELNAFLPLISYNLLQSLTMLINAAKLLNIKCIRGITADTGRCRELLDGSNAVVTAFVPYLGYEKASEIVHRAIELQKPVTELLIEDGLFSREEVEAIVHPEELTTPGVAGARFFKIKKSTE from the coding sequence ATGCTTGAAAAGATTGATTCAACCGGTACGCGCAGAGAAAAAGACCTGCTCGGAGAAAGATCGGTTCCGGCTGGAGCTTATTACGGGATTCATACCCTGCGGGCTCAGGAAAACTTTTTAGTTTCCGGGACCGGAGTTCATCCGGAACTTATTTTTGCAATGGCTCTGGTGAAAAAAGCAGCAGCGCTGGCCAATATGGAAGCAGGCCTGCTTGATGAAAGGCGCGGTCCGGCAATTGTCCAGGCTGCAGATGAGCTAGCCGCCGGGCGGTTGATTAGTTGGATGGTGACCGACGCTTTCCAGGGCGGAGCCGGAACCTCAACCAATATGAATGTCAACGAAGTTATTGCCAACCGGGCTATTGAAATACTCGGAGGAGAAAAGGGCAATTATTCTATCGTACACCCCCTCGATCACGTTAACCTCGGTCAGTCAACCAATGACGTATACCCGACAGCGCTGCGCATAGCGACTATCAAACTTGTCCGGGAGCTTTCTTCATCACTGGCAGGCCTGCAGGATGCGCTGCAGGGGAAAGAAAGAGAATTTAACACTGTACTGAAGATCGGACGCACAGAACTGCAGGATGCGGTACCAGTCACATTGGGACAGGAATTCGGCGCCTGGGCAGAAGCAGTTGCCCGTGACTGGTGGCGGCTGTACAAAGCAGAAGAAAGGCTTCGCCAGGTAAACATGGGAGGCACTGCTGTAGGAACTGGTTTAAACGCCAACCGGCGATATATATTCCGGGTAATTGAAATCCTTCGTGATTTGACGGGATTTGGCCTGGCCCGTGCCGAGAACTCCTTTGAAGCCACCCAAAACGCAGATATTTTTGTGGAAGTCTCCGGCTTCATCAAGGCAGTTGCAGTCAATCTTGCCAAAATATGCGGGGATTTGCGCCTTCTCTCCTCGGGGCCGCGGGCGGGCTTCGGCGAGTTGAAACTGCCGGAGGTTCAGTCCGGTTCATCGATTATGCCGGGCAAGATCAACCCCGTAATCCCTGAAATGACCACCCAGGTTGCTTTTCAGGTTATTGCCGCTGACCTGTGTGTAAACCTTGCCGCTGCCTCCGGGCAGCTCGAGCTGAACGCTTTTCTTCCGCTCATTTCCTATAACCTGCTGCAGTCTTTGACCATGCTGATCAACGCCGCAAAGCTTCTTAATATTAAATGTATCCGGGGCATTACAGCTGACACCGGGCGTTGCCGCGAGCTTTTGGATGGGAGCAACGCCGTCGTAACCGCATTTGTCCCCTACCTGGGCTACGAAAAAGCAAGTGAGATAGTTCACCGGGCAATAGAACTTCAAAAACCGGTTACGGAACTACTGATCGAAGACGGGCTTTTCTCCAGGGAAGAGGTTGAAGCTATTGTTCATCCTGAAGAGCTGACTACTCCAGGGGTTGCTGGCGCCCGTTTTTTCAAGATCAAAAAAAGTACTGAGTAA
- a CDS encoding CopG family transcriptional regulator, with product MKEKRIGVIGIVITDRKNAAPKVNSILSEYSDIIIGRMGIPYKERNVSVIALTFECDTDQIGALTGKLGSIESVDVKSVICT from the coding sequence ATGAAAGAAAAAAGAATAGGTGTAATCGGTATCGTGATTACCGACCGAAAGAATGCGGCGCCCAAGGTAAACAGCATCCTGAGTGAATACTCTGACATTATCATTGGAAGAATGGGCATACCATACAAGGAAAGAAATGTTTCTGTCATTGCCCTTACTTTTGAATGCGATACTGATCAAATCGGCGCTTTAACAGGCAAACTGGGCAGTATTGAAAGTGTCGACGTTAAATCAGTCATCTGTACCTAA
- a CDS encoding ferredoxin: MINLTINGQKVQVEDGATILEAAQKADIHIPTLCYLAEVQAIGACRVCLVEIEGNRNLQASCVFPASEGLVVHTNNDRVRKARKFAVEMLISNHPMDCLACPRNLNCELQSIAEELGIREVRFSGAQSGGRIDDLSPSIRRDQNKCILCRRCVTVCKDIQSVSAIFTQGRGFETRVEPAFDASLNDVACAMCGQCSVVCPVGAITEKENIEEVWEALADPAKIVAIQDAPAVRAALGEEFGFAPGALVTGKMLAAARKLGFDLVFDTNFAADLTIIEEGNELLKRVKEGGVLPLITSCSPGWIKFIEHFYPEMLPHLSTCKSPHQMLGALTKTYYAQKAGIDPKDMVVVSVMPCTAKKFECNRPEMSDSGYKDVDYVLTTRELAKMIKQAGIDFANLEDGSYDDPLGEYTGAGTIFGATGGVMEAALRTVYEVVTGKTLDNVEFSAVRGLQGIKEATIPVEGIGDVKVAVAHGLGNARKLLESIKAGAQYHFIEIMACPGGCVSGGGQPIPVNNEIRRLRAEALYQEDRDLGLRKSHVNPSITRIYEEFLVAPLGEKSHHLLHTKYTARGVYKED, encoded by the coding sequence ATGATTAACTTAACCATAAATGGCCAAAAAGTGCAGGTCGAGGATGGCGCGACAATACTGGAAGCCGCTCAAAAGGCCGACATCCATATCCCTACGCTTTGTTACTTAGCGGAAGTCCAGGCTATCGGAGCCTGCAGGGTGTGTCTGGTGGAAATTGAAGGTAACCGTAACTTGCAGGCATCATGTGTTTTCCCGGCAAGCGAAGGGCTTGTCGTGCATACGAACAATGACAGGGTACGAAAAGCCAGAAAATTTGCAGTGGAAATGCTTATTTCCAACCATCCCATGGATTGTTTGGCCTGCCCCCGCAACCTCAATTGCGAACTGCAGAGTATAGCCGAAGAACTGGGAATCAGGGAAGTAAGATTCAGCGGCGCACAGAGCGGGGGCCGTATAGACGACCTCTCGCCTTCAATAAGAAGGGACCAGAACAAATGCATCCTTTGCCGCAGGTGCGTGACGGTCTGCAAAGACATTCAAAGCGTGAGCGCCATCTTTACACAGGGCCGGGGATTCGAGACAAGGGTTGAACCTGCCTTTGACGCCAGCTTAAATGACGTCGCCTGCGCTATGTGCGGGCAATGTTCCGTTGTCTGCCCTGTGGGAGCGATCACTGAAAAAGAAAACATCGAAGAAGTATGGGAAGCTCTGGCCGATCCGGCAAAGATTGTGGCCATTCAGGACGCGCCGGCGGTAAGGGCAGCCCTCGGAGAAGAATTCGGCTTTGCCCCGGGCGCCCTGGTTACCGGGAAAATGCTGGCGGCAGCAAGGAAACTTGGCTTTGACCTTGTTTTCGACACAAACTTCGCCGCTGACCTGACTATCATTGAAGAGGGCAACGAGCTTCTAAAAAGGGTCAAAGAAGGAGGGGTGCTCCCGTTAATAACCAGCTGCAGCCCTGGCTGGATTAAATTCATTGAACATTTCTACCCGGAAATGCTCCCCCACCTTTCGACCTGCAAGTCACCGCACCAGATGCTCGGCGCGCTTACTAAAACATATTACGCACAAAAAGCGGGTATAGACCCGAAAGATATGGTCGTAGTATCCGTAATGCCCTGCACAGCCAAGAAATTCGAATGCAACCGGCCTGAAATGAGTGACAGCGGTTATAAGGACGTGGATTATGTCCTTACAACCAGGGAACTGGCCAAGATGATCAAACAGGCGGGTATAGACTTCGCCAACCTGGAAGATGGTTCCTATGATGACCCGCTGGGAGAATACACCGGCGCCGGTACCATTTTCGGCGCAACAGGCGGCGTAATGGAAGCCGCCCTGAGGACAGTCTATGAGGTAGTAACCGGAAAGACCCTGGACAATGTGGAATTTTCGGCTGTCAGGGGCCTTCAGGGAATAAAGGAAGCCACTATACCGGTAGAAGGAATCGGAGATGTCAAAGTGGCCGTAGCGCATGGCCTGGGCAATGCGAGAAAGCTGCTGGAAAGCATCAAGGCGGGAGCCCAGTACCACTTTATCGAGATTATGGCCTGCCCTGGCGGCTGTGTCAGCGGCGGCGGACAGCCCATTCCGGTAAATAATGAAATCAGAAGGTTAAGAGCGGAAGCGCTGTACCAGGAAGACAGAGACCTTGGGCTCCGCAAATCCCATGTTAATCCTTCCATAACAAGGATATACGAAGAGTTCCTGGTCGCTCCCCTGGGGGAAAAATCGCATCACCTTCTCCATACCAAGTATACGGCACGGGGAGTTTATAAAGAGGACTAA
- a CDS encoding [FeFe] hydrogenase H-cluster radical SAM maturase HydG, with translation MKLNQNEQTWREERLKTIRHYEETERQEDFINDDLILSTLNNTLAPERTQVREVLAKAKELNGLSLEDAAVLLNCRDQELVDELFSTAHWIKQEIYGNRIVLFAPLYISNPCVNNCAYCGFRENNNELERRSLSMDEIGEEIEIMTSKGQKRLIMVCGEHPDSDVDYMCRSIERIYQTKNGRNEIRRVNVNAPPLSVEEYRRVKETGIGTYQVFQETYHHQTYRKMHPVNTPKGSYRWRVFALHRAQEAGIDDVAIGALFGLYDWRFEVLGLISHAHSLEKEFGVGPHTISFPRLEPAINTPLSVSSRYLVSDDDFKKVIAVLRCAVPYTGLILTCRENPEMRREAIKLGVSQTDAGSRIAVGGYAEMEREHIMNRQQFQLGDTRQLDSFILELCQKGYIPSFCTSCYRAERTGCNFMSYAKKGLVKDFCLPNAVLTFKEYLLDYASPETRLAGEMIIRSHIDWFRGKMPKRVHRLETLLSQMDEGERDLKF, from the coding sequence ATAAAGTTGAATCAAAATGAGCAAACCTGGCGTGAAGAACGCCTGAAAACAATCAGGCATTATGAAGAAACCGAAAGACAGGAAGATTTTATTAACGACGATTTGATCTTGAGCACGCTTAACAATACCCTTGCGCCGGAACGCACACAGGTCAGGGAAGTCTTAGCAAAGGCAAAAGAACTTAACGGGCTCTCTTTGGAAGACGCTGCTGTCCTACTGAACTGCCGGGACCAGGAGCTGGTCGATGAATTATTCTCGACAGCACATTGGATAAAGCAGGAGATTTACGGCAACCGGATTGTCCTTTTTGCCCCGTTATATATCTCCAACCCCTGCGTAAATAACTGCGCTTACTGCGGCTTTCGTGAAAACAATAATGAACTGGAAAGGCGCTCCCTTTCCATGGATGAAATCGGGGAAGAAATTGAAATAATGACTTCCAAAGGACAGAAGCGGCTGATTATGGTCTGCGGTGAACATCCTGACAGCGACGTTGATTATATGTGCCGCTCGATAGAAAGAATTTACCAAACTAAAAACGGCCGCAATGAAATAAGGCGGGTCAACGTCAATGCGCCCCCGCTCAGTGTCGAGGAATACCGTCGGGTTAAAGAAACCGGAATAGGAACATACCAGGTTTTCCAGGAAACATATCACCACCAGACTTATAGGAAGATGCACCCGGTCAATACACCGAAAGGCTCCTACCGCTGGCGGGTGTTTGCCCTGCACCGCGCTCAGGAGGCTGGTATAGACGATGTCGCCATCGGAGCCCTCTTCGGCCTTTATGACTGGCGGTTCGAGGTACTCGGCCTGATCAGCCATGCCCACAGCCTGGAGAAAGAATTCGGTGTAGGTCCGCATACCATTTCCTTTCCCAGACTGGAGCCGGCGATAAACACCCCGCTGTCCGTTTCGTCACGTTACCTGGTCAGCGATGACGACTTCAAGAAGGTAATCGCCGTCTTAAGGTGCGCCGTGCCTTACACCGGGCTTATCCTGACCTGCCGTGAAAACCCGGAGATGAGGCGGGAAGCGATTAAACTTGGCGTTTCTCAGACAGACGCCGGCTCCCGCATCGCAGTCGGCGGTTATGCGGAGATGGAGCGGGAACATATTATGAACCGGCAGCAGTTCCAGCTCGGCGATACGCGCCAACTGGACAGCTTTATCCTGGAGCTTTGCCAGAAAGGTTATATACCTTCTTTCTGCACTTCCTGCTACAGGGCGGAAAGAACTGGCTGCAACTTCATGAGCTACGCCAAAAAAGGACTCGTTAAAGACTTCTGTCTTCCAAATGCTGTACTGACTTTTAAGGAGTACTTGCTGGATTACGCCTCACCGGAAACACGCCTTGCCGGTGAAATGATTATCCGAAGCCACATTGACTGGTTCCGGGGCAAAATGCCGAAAAGAGTACACAGGTTGGAAACTCTGCTGTCGCAAATGGATGAAGGAGAACGAGACCTTAAATTTTAA
- a CDS encoding NAD(P)H-dependent oxidoreductase subunit E: MDGEHQCLCAQKSEEELYPELDKIIGEHRGKPEDLIMVLHKAQNLFGYLPKKVQEKVAQGLNVSLNEVYGVITFYAFFTTVPKGRHSIRVCLGTACYVRGGQGVIEKIKKDLGIKVGGTTEDRRYSLDVVRCIGACGLAPAMLINGDVYARAKPAKLTEILEKYE, from the coding sequence ATGGACGGCGAACATCAATGTCTCTGTGCTCAGAAAAGCGAGGAAGAGCTTTACCCCGAACTAGATAAAATAATCGGCGAGCACCGCGGTAAACCGGAAGACTTGATTATGGTGCTGCACAAGGCGCAAAACCTGTTCGGCTACCTGCCCAAAAAAGTGCAGGAGAAAGTTGCGCAAGGCCTTAACGTTTCGCTTAATGAAGTCTATGGTGTAATAACCTTTTATGCCTTCTTTACTACGGTACCGAAGGGAAGACACAGCATCAGAGTCTGTCTGGGAACAGCCTGCTACGTCCGCGGCGGACAGGGGGTAATCGAAAAGATAAAGAAGGACCTGGGCATCAAAGTAGGCGGCACCACCGAGGACAGGAGATATTCCCTGGACGTGGTGCGCTGCATTGGCGCCTGTGGTTTAGCCCCTGCCATGCTGATTAACGGCGACGTCTATGCACGGGCCAAACCCGCTAAATTAACGGAAATTCTCGAAAAATACGAGTAG
- a CDS encoding ferredoxin, whose product MEKARINNIEIEFEEGTTILDAAKTLGINIPTLCHHPDLIPTGACGVCVVEVEGLPALTRACTTPLENGWNVQTNSARARNTRKEVVELIISDHDMDCLTCIKNGKCELQEVAANLGIRELTYPKFTDKKPIDTTSVAIVRDPNKCILCGRCVQVCSEIQTVNALTFAERSSETVITTASGEGMGNSPCVNCGQCTVYCPVGALYENSSVEAVWEALNNPDKHVVVQEAPSIRASLGEEFGMETGTLVAGKMHAALRRLNFDAVFDTNFTADLTILEEGTEVVGRIKAGKDLPVITSCSPGWIKFMETFYPHLRKHVSTAKSPQQMFGTLSKTYYAEQKGIAPEKIVSVSIMPCTAKKFEALRDEMKDSGFQDVDFVLTTRELARMLKEAGIDLKAMPDEPADDPLGEYTGAATIFGATGGVMEAALRSAYFLVTGRELENLDITPVRGLKGRKEAEVDVNGIKLKVAVAHGLGNARKLMDKISAQLANGSCEYHFIEVMACPGGCVGGGGQPWGSDMAMRARRGQALYQEDKSLPMRRSHENPSIKAIYEKYLGQPNSEKSHHLLHTHYFKRSQIDGKVVED is encoded by the coding sequence ATGGAAAAAGCAAGGATAAACAACATAGAAATAGAGTTTGAAGAAGGAACAACCATCCTTGACGCGGCAAAAACTTTAGGCATTAACATTCCAACCTTATGCCACCACCCGGACCTCATTCCGACGGGAGCTTGCGGGGTCTGTGTCGTCGAGGTCGAGGGGCTTCCTGCCTTAACACGGGCATGCACAACACCCCTGGAAAATGGCTGGAATGTGCAAACGAACAGCGCGCGGGCAAGAAACACAAGAAAAGAAGTAGTCGAACTGATCATTTCCGACCACGATATGGATTGCCTGACCTGTATTAAAAACGGCAAATGCGAACTCCAGGAAGTGGCGGCCAATTTGGGCATCAGGGAGTTAACATATCCGAAATTTACGGACAAGAAACCAATCGACACCACCAGCGTTGCGATCGTCAGAGATCCTAACAAATGCATCCTTTGCGGCAGGTGCGTACAGGTATGCTCGGAAATCCAGACAGTAAACGCGTTAACTTTTGCTGAAAGAAGTTCTGAAACTGTAATTACAACCGCCAGCGGCGAAGGCATGGGGAACAGCCCCTGTGTAAATTGCGGGCAGTGCACTGTCTATTGCCCCGTCGGCGCTCTCTACGAAAACAGCAGCGTGGAAGCGGTTTGGGAAGCGTTGAACAACCCCGACAAGCACGTGGTTGTTCAGGAAGCGCCTTCAATAAGGGCATCGCTGGGAGAAGAATTCGGGATGGAGACTGGAACACTCGTAGCAGGGAAAATGCACGCCGCTTTAAGAAGGCTTAATTTTGACGCTGTTTTTGACACAAATTTCACTGCAGACTTAACCATCCTGGAAGAGGGGACCGAGGTAGTCGGAAGAATTAAAGCAGGTAAAGATCTTCCTGTAATTACATCCTGCAGCCCTGGCTGGATTAAATTTATGGAAACTTTTTACCCTCATTTAAGAAAACATGTTTCCACCGCCAAGTCACCGCAGCAGATGTTCGGCACTTTATCCAAGACTTATTATGCTGAACAAAAAGGAATTGCGCCGGAAAAAATAGTTTCTGTTTCCATTATGCCCTGCACTGCCAAAAAGTTCGAGGCGCTGAGGGACGAAATGAAAGACAGCGGTTTCCAGGATGTCGACTTTGTCCTGACCACCCGGGAACTTGCCCGGATGCTTAAAGAAGCCGGTATCGACCTGAAAGCAATGCCCGACGAGCCCGCAGACGATCCCCTTGGTGAATACACCGGCGCCGCCACAATTTTTGGCGCAACAGGCGGAGTTATGGAAGCGGCCTTAAGGTCCGCTTATTTTTTGGTCACCGGACGCGAGCTGGAGAATCTTGATATCACACCCGTAAGAGGCTTAAAAGGAAGAAAAGAGGCCGAAGTCGATGTTAACGGCATTAAGCTAAAGGTAGCCGTTGCTCACGGGTTGGGCAATGCCAGAAAATTGATGGATAAGATTTCAGCCCAGCTGGCCAACGGCAGCTGTGAATATCACTTTATTGAAGTTATGGCCTGCCCCGGCGGGTGCGTCGGCGGAGGCGGACAGCCCTGGGGAAGCGACATGGCTATGAGGGCCCGCAGAGGCCAGGCCCTGTACCAGGAGGATAAGTCTCTGCCGATGAGGCGGTCGCATGAGAACCCCTCGATTAAGGCAATCTACGAAAAGTACCTGGGACAACCCAATTCGGAGAAATCGCACCATCTCCTTCACACTCACTATTTCAAGAGAAGCCAGATCGACGGCAAGGTCGTGGAGGACTAA